One genomic segment of Desmodus rotundus isolate HL8 chromosome 5, HLdesRot8A.1, whole genome shotgun sequence includes these proteins:
- the LOC112317584 gene encoding olfactory receptor 52P1: MLLRTPGQIMESPNHTNLDPSLFFLLGIPGLEQFHPWLSLPVFCLGTATIVGNIIILVVVATEPALHKPVYLFLCMLSTIDLAASFSTVPKLLAILWCGAGHISASACLAQMFFIHAFCMMESTVLLAMAFDRYVAICHPLRYTTILTDTIIARVGVVAMVRGSMLMLPCPFLIGRLSFCRSHVIPHTYCEHMAVVKLACGDTRPNRVYGLTAALLVIGVDLFCIALSYVFIARAVFRLSSHEARSKALGTCGSHVCVILISYTPALFSFFTHRFGHHVPLHIHILLANVYLLFPPALNPMVYGVKTKEIRERVVRVFQRGQETGVKAFE; encoded by the coding sequence ATGCTCCTCAGAACTCCTGGCCAGATCATGGAGTCTCCTAATCACACTAACCTGgacccttctcttttcttccttctgggcatCCCTGGTCTAGAACAGTTCCACCCGTGGCTCTCACTTCCCGTATTCTGCCTGGGCACAGCCACAATCGTGGGCAATATAATCATCCTGGTTGTTGTTGCCACTGAACCAGCCCTGCACAAGCCTGTGTACCTGTTCCTGTGTATGCTCTCAACCATTGATTTGGCTGCCTCCTTCTCCACTGTTCCCAAGCTACTGGCCATCCTCTGGTGTGGAGCCGGACacatctctgcctctgcctgcctggcACAGATGTTTTTCATTCATGCCTTCTGCATGATGGAATCCACTGTGTTGCTGGCCATGGCTTttgaccgctatgtggccattTGCCACCCACTCCGCTATACCACTATTCTCACTGACACCATCATTGCCCGAGTTGGAGTGGTAGCTATGGTGCGGGGCTCCATGCTTATGCTCCCATGTCCCTTCCTCATTGGGCGTTTAAGCTTCTGTCGAAGCCATGTGATCCCACACACATACTGTGAGCACATGGCTGTAGTAAAGCTAGCCTGTGGAGATACTAGGCCTAATCGTGTATATGGACTGACTGCAGCACTGTTGGTCATTGGAGTTGATTTGTTCTGCATTGCTCTCTCCTATGTCTTCATTGCACGAGCTGTCTTTCGCCTCTCATCTCATGAAGCCCGGTCCAAAGCCCTAGGGACCTGTGGTTCCCATGTCTGTGTCATCCTAATCTCTTATACACCAGCGCTCTTCTCCTTTTTTACCCATCGCTTTGGCCACCATGTTCCACTCCATATTCACATTCTTTTGGCCAATGTCTATCTGCTTTTCCCACCTGCTCTTAATCCTATGGTATATGGAGTTAAGACCAAAGAGATTCGAGAGAGGGTTGTCAGGGTATTTCAAAGGGGGCAGGAAACTGGTGTCAAGGCATTTGAGTGA
- the LOC123478108 gene encoding olfactory receptor 52P1, with the protein MSKLQQPPTASTMIISNHSSILTFTLMGIPGLEAQHLWLSLPFSFLFLAILIGNGAILILVAMEPTLHTPMYLLLALLMVADLISTLALLPKLLCLFWFNDRDIDFNACFTQMFFIHGASVVRSALLVAMAFDRFVAVCKPLHYNTILSHSLVGRLGLVALVKGVILVLPMPLLLQRLMFCHMVIPHTYCDHMAVVKMACDHTRPNRIYGLFVILLVVGLDLLLIGFSYGLILQAVVRLNSRNAIFKALNTCSAHLFVIIVTYVPALFSSFTHRIGLNIPPEAHIPLANLYLLLPSMLNPIIYGIKMKKIQGKVAKCLCKIPA; encoded by the coding sequence ATGTCTAAACTTCAACAACCACCAACAGCTTCTACTATGATCATCTCCAACCATTCCAGCATCCTGACCTTTACTTTAATGGGCATCCCAGGCTTAGAAGCACAGCACTTGTGGCTAtcacttcctttctccttcctgtttttGGCTATTCTCATCGGCAATGGTGCTATCCTCATCTTGGTGGCCATGGAACCCACACTTCATACACCAATGTACCTGCTCCTGGCCCTCCTGATGGTGGCTGACCTCATATCTACTCTGGCTCTGTTGCCCAAGCTCCTCTGCCTCTTCTGGTTCAATGATCGGGACATAGATTTCAATGCCTGTTTCACGCAGATGTTTTTCATCCATGGAGCATCTGTGGTACGATCAGCTCTACTTGTTGCAATGGCCTTTGACCGCTTTGTGGCTGTGTGTAAGCCATTACACTACAACACAATTCTGAGCCATTCCTTAGTTGGACGCCTGGGACTGGTAGCTCTAGTCAAGGGTGTGATTCTTGTCCTGCCTATGCCTCTTCTACTTCAGAGGTTGATGTTCTGCCACATGGTCATTCCCCACACTTACTGTGACCACATGGCTGTGGTAAAAATGGCCTGTGACCACACCAGACCTAATCGTATCTATGGGCTCTTTGTGATTCTGCTCGTGGTGGGACTTGATTTGCTGCTTATTGGCTTCTCTTATGGTCTCATCCTACAGGCTGTGGTACGCCTTAACTCTCGAAATGCCATCTTCAAAGCTCTCAACACCTGTTCAGCCCACCTCTTTGTCATCATTGTCACTTACGTGCCTGCActcttttcctccttcacccACCGCATTGGTCTCAATATCCCACCTGAAGCCCACATTCCCCTTGCCAATCTCTACCTTCTTTTACCTTCAATGCTCAACCCCATCATCTAtggtataaaaatgaagaaaatacaaggcAAGGTGGCCAAATGCCTGTGCAAAATCCCTGCATAG
- the LOC123478107 gene encoding olfactory receptor 52P1: MYMRTHTHTCLKGCVGPASLSHTTSHLGPCQGTTMTTCNASQRHPSFFILQGIPGMEDKHRWISIPFSSMYFFTLLGNCTILFTISTERSLHKPMFLLLSMLALTDLGMSTTTIPKVLCIFWFGLSKISYEGCLAQLFFIHSISALQSAILMTMAFDRYVAICEPLRYATILSNSRIGLIGLVSLVRAILFILPMPILLQQVPFHTNHVIPTTYCEHMAVVKMVCVDTTVNRIYGLVVALLVVGLDISAIASSYVLIIRAVMRLSSKEAHHKAVNTCTTHICVMLISYTPSLFSFLTHRFGRGIPPHVHTILGNLYFLVPPMLNPIIYGVKTKEFREKVTKYICWKKEPITTAHGQKPG; encoded by the exons ATGTACATgaggacacatacacacacgtgttTAAAGGGGTGTGTGGGACCAGCTTCCCTCTCTCACACTACCTCACATTTAG GGCCTTGTCAGGGCACCACCATGACTACTTGCAATGCCTCCCAGCGCCatccttctttcttcattctgcaaGGCATTCCTGGGATGGAGGATAAACACAGATGGATATCGATCCCCTTCTCTTCCATGTACTTCTTCACCCTCCTGGGGAACTGCACCATCCTCTTCACCATCTCCACAGAGCGGTCCCTGCACAAGCCCATGTTCCTGCTCCTCAGCATGTTGGCCCTCACAGACCTGGGCATGTCCACAACCACTATTCCCAAGGTGCTCTGCATCTTCTGGTTTGGCCTGAGCAAGATCAGCTATGAGGGCTGCCTGGCCCAGCTGTTTTTCATCCACTCCATCTCTGCCTTGCAGTCTGCCATCTTAATGACCATGGCCTTTGACCGTTATGTGGCCATCTGTGAGCCCCTGCGCTATGCCACCATCCTGTCCAACAGTCGCATCGGCCTCATTGGCTTAGTGAGTTTAGTGAGAGCCATCTTGTTCATTCTGCCCATGCCCATCCTCCTCCAGCAGGTGCCCTTTCATACCAATCATGTCATCCCTACCACCTACTGTGAGCACATGGCTGTAGTGAAGATGGTATGTGTGGACACCACAGTCAACAGGATATATGGTCTGGTGGTAGCTTTGTTAGTTGTTGGACTAGACATCTCAGCTATTGCCTCATCTTATGTGCTAATCATCCGGGCTGTAATGCGGCTCTCTTCTAAGGAGGCCCACCACAAAGCAGTCAACACCTGTACCACACACATCTGTGTCATGCTTATCTCTTACACTCCCtcgcttttctcttttctcactcACCGCTTTGGTCGGGGGATTCCACCTCATGTCCACACCATTCTTGGCAACTTATACTTCCTTGTACCTCCAATGCTCAATCCTATTATTTATGGAGTAAAAACCAAAGAATTTCGGGAAAAAGTGACTAAATATATATGCTGGAAAAAGGAGCCCATAACTACCGCCCATGGTCAGAAACCTGGCTGA